Proteins found in one Fulvitalea axinellae genomic segment:
- a CDS encoding IS4 family transposase yields MTKLKPAKRLESQFEYTKLQTLITSEPELKKLNKARLKLLCYLITSLIKVQKVGFRHLSEGYDSGATVTSNMRRIQRFFAKFEFPEEGFSRLIIRMIPVKGKYRIAIDRTNWKFGKRNINLLFLCVVYKGVGIPLIWKVLGDKKGNSSTAERKDLLGKFIEWFGSDMIEHITADREFIGEEWWEFLLEHGIPFYIRIKENALIGLRGGRFVNARRLFAPHKLKVAYFHPTSVTIAKVKVYVSGMKYIENGKLEYLILASPKNTRESLEIYRERWQIETMFRGFKSAGFNLEDTHLQDYGRINKLLCVIAIAFIWSYNIGIFKHDEEKPIKIKKHGRRAKSFFSYGLEEIAHALINKVETKIERLSGLFLSCT; encoded by the coding sequence GTGACCAAACTTAAACCCGCAAAACGATTGGAAAGCCAGTTCGAATATACAAAACTACAGACCTTAATTACCAGTGAACCCGAGTTAAAGAAACTGAATAAGGCCCGACTAAAACTGCTTTGTTACCTGATAACCTCGTTGATCAAAGTCCAAAAGGTTGGTTTCAGACACCTTTCGGAAGGATACGATTCGGGAGCTACGGTGACGTCCAACATGAGGAGGATTCAGCGTTTCTTTGCCAAATTCGAATTTCCGGAAGAGGGCTTTTCCCGGCTTATCATCAGGATGATTCCCGTCAAAGGGAAATACCGGATCGCCATTGACCGGACCAACTGGAAGTTCGGGAAAAGGAACATCAACTTGCTGTTTCTCTGCGTTGTATACAAAGGCGTGGGTATTCCGTTGATATGGAAAGTGCTTGGGGACAAGAAGGGGAATTCGAGCACAGCCGAACGAAAAGACCTACTCGGGAAATTTATCGAATGGTTCGGTTCGGATATGATCGAACACATTACGGCGGACCGGGAATTTATAGGCGAAGAATGGTGGGAATTCCTGCTGGAACACGGGATCCCTTTTTACATCCGCATCAAGGAAAACGCGTTAATAGGATTGCGTGGCGGAAGATTCGTAAACGCCAGGCGATTGTTTGCACCCCATAAGCTGAAAGTCGCCTATTTTCATCCGACTTCCGTGACGATCGCCAAGGTGAAGGTGTATGTTTCGGGAATGAAGTACATCGAGAACGGAAAGCTCGAATACTTGATCCTCGCGTCTCCGAAAAACACTCGGGAAAGCTTGGAGATTTACCGTGAACGCTGGCAGATAGAAACCATGTTCAGAGGCTTCAAAAGTGCGGGCTTCAACCTTGAGGATACGCATTTACAAGATTACGGAAGGATAAACAAGTTGCTGTGTGTCATAGCAATAGCGTTTATCTGGTCGTATAATATCGGGATTTTCAAACACGATGAGGAGAAGCCGATCAAGATCAAAAAACACGGGAGAAGGGCGAAAAGCTTTTTCTCGTACGGCCTTGAGGAAATAGCCCACGCTCTGATTAATAAGGTCGAAACGAAGATCGAGAGATTATCAGGGCTATTTTTGTCATGTACTTAG
- a CDS encoding class I SAM-dependent methyltransferase, which produces MKVKEHYDNHLADFYSWMIGDFEKGKNSFKDFCLSNDIRPDKTGLAIDLGAGSGIQSIALGEIGYKVKAVDFNSKLLSELKDRNEGLPIESVRDDIRNIKTIADSPVDLIVCCGDTISHLPTFEQLDKLLSDCYDLLGESCRLILSFRDYSSALSDTQRFIPVKSDDEKILTCVIDYFDRKVRVTDLLHERIDGEWIQKVSSYDKLRLETDDVIERAEKVGFTVSKSESVSRMVYLILVK; this is translated from the coding sequence ATGAAAGTAAAGGAACATTACGATAACCATCTTGCGGATTTTTATTCTTGGATGATTGGGGATTTTGAGAAAGGGAAAAACTCCTTCAAAGATTTTTGTCTGAGCAATGATATTAGGCCGGACAAAACGGGGCTTGCGATTGATTTGGGGGCCGGTAGCGGAATCCAAAGTATTGCCTTGGGTGAGATTGGGTATAAAGTAAAGGCTGTAGATTTCAACAGCAAATTACTTTCGGAGCTTAAGGATAGAAATGAGGGATTGCCCATTGAGTCGGTGCGGGATGATATAAGGAACATCAAAACTATAGCCGATTCGCCGGTTGATTTAATTGTATGTTGTGGGGATACGATCTCCCATCTGCCGACTTTTGAACAGCTAGACAAACTGTTGAGCGATTGCTATGACTTGTTGGGTGAAAGTTGCCGTTTGATACTTTCATTTCGTGATTATTCGTCTGCTTTAAGCGACACGCAGAGATTTATCCCCGTTAAAAGTGATGATGAAAAAATTCTGACTTGTGTGATAGACTACTTTGACCGCAAGGTTAGGGTTACGGATTTACTGCACGAGCGGATTGATGGGGAGTGGATTCAGAAAGTAAGCTCGTACGATAAATTGAGATTAGAAACGGACGATGTAATCGAACGTGCCGAAAAAGTAGGCTTTACTGTCAGTAAGAGTGAAAGCGTTAGCAGGATGGTTTATTTGATATTGGTGAAGTGA